One window from the genome of Megalobrama amblycephala isolate DHTTF-2021 linkage group LG4, ASM1881202v1, whole genome shotgun sequence encodes:
- the LOC125266277 gene encoding cytosolic phospholipase A2 gamma-like isoform X1, producing MSASKPQESGEVRIEPSLNKNEAEFIDGRRKSVLQSLKKLQIDCSQNEVPNIALLGSGGGQRAMVGLLGSLVQLQKTGLLDSILYLSGVSGSTWCMASLYQEPDWSTKLETVKDKIIQRLSGPEVSWKEAFDKLKKYYSRKDYFSLTDFWAVMVITSYVKEIDEHTLTEQWSQQSKDGKVPFPIYTVIDKNCKQCNIGDPWFEITPHEAGYSLTGAFVDASNFGSKFHKGSKKYQQGEFDMLYLQALCGSALADEVEIEKQLWQKIEDLFKPKETVFQELRKEKHERRLEALESRTGTEEIFAAGFELRRGEELSEYRQEDPTTPASDEECYQMLMDLVDKNLSALTGEDPSALDESFRTLKGNKPLIDLSGDQSPSGELIIAEGFKLYNIKDIKDYTMNVCNRLKGRIGWPLDALVRIIKCISQWTWGRNYNFLHNVTGEAVPNTLQETETRDYEDAGLLLNSPYFSVLRKERHIDLIISLDFSEGDPFMTVKEADKTCKELNIPFPEVNIPSEDLQNPKDFYVFKGQNTPTVIHIPLFNVVNCGDKIETWRKNYKTFQGPYSAEEISDLMEVAGKNITNNRGKLVEQIRAAVGQKGSRR from the exons CGGTGAGGTGCGAATCGAACCCTCTCTGAATAAGAATGAAGCAGAGTTTATAGACGGAAGGAGAAAATCTGTTCTACAAAGCCTGAAGAAGCTTCAGATAGACTGCAGTCAG aatGAGGTGCCAAACATTGCCTTACTGGGTTCTGGAGGAGGACAACGAGCCATGGTGGGATTGCTGGGATCCCTGGTTCAGCTCCAGAAAACAGGTCTTCTGGACTCCATCCTTTATCTGAGCGGAGTCTCTGGATCCACCTG GTGTATGGCCTCCTTATATCAGGAACCAGACTGGTCCACCAAACTAGAGACTGTGAAAGACAAGATCATCCAGAGACTCAGCGGTCCTGAAGTCAGCTGGAAAGAAGCATTTGACAAACTGAAGAAATATTACTCCAGGAAAGACTACTTCAGTTTGACTGACTTCTGGGCAGTGATGGTCATCACGTCATATGTGAAAGAG ATCGacgaacacacactcacagagcaGTGGAGCCAGCAGAGTAAAGATGGTAAAGTCCCGTTTCCCATCTACACCGTGATCGACAAGAACTGCAAACAATGCAATATCGGAG ACCCCTGGTTCGAGATCACTCCTCATGAAGCAGGTTATTCTCTCACTGGAGCGTTTGTGGACGCCTCCAACTTTGGCAGCAAGTTTCACAAAGGATCCAAGAAATATCAGCAGGGTGAATTTGACATGCTGTACCTGCAAG CTCTATGCGGAAGCGCTTTAGCTGATGAAGTGGAGATTGAGAAACAGCTCTGGCAAAAGATAGAAG atttatttaaaccaaaGGAAACAGTATTTCAGGAATTGAGGAAGG AAAAGCATGAGAGGAGACTGGAAGCATTGGAGAGCAGAACAGGGACGGAAGAAATCTTTGCGGCGGGATTCGAACTCAGGAGGGGAGAAGAGCTATCAGAGTACAGACAAGAAGATCCAACCACTCCAGCTTCAGACGAGGAGTGTTACCAGATGCTCATGGACCTCGTGGACAAGAATCTTTCTGCTTTGACTGGGGAAGATCCTTCTGCTCTTGATGAATCCTTTAGGACACTGAAAGGTAACAAGCCACTGATTG ACCTCTCTGGAGACCAAAGTCCTAGTGGAGAACTGATAATTGCTGAAGGATTtaaactatataatataaaggaTATAAAGGATTACACCATGAATGTATGCAACCGTTTGAAAGGTCGGATTGGTTGGCCATTGG ATGCTTTGGTGAGAATTATTAAATGCATTTCTCAGTGGACTTGGGGCAGGAATTATAACTTCCTCCACAACGTGACAG GTGAAGCAGTGCCCAACACTCTTCAGGAAACTGAGACGAGAGACTATGAAGATGCCGGGCTGTTGCTGAACTCACCCTACTTCTCAGTGCTGAGAAAAGAGAGACACATCGACCTCATCATTTCACTGGACTTCAGTGAGGGTGATCCTTTCATg acGGTGAAGGAAGCTGACAAGACGTGCAAGGAACTAAACATCCCTTTCCCTGAGGTCAACATTCCCAGTGAGGACTTACAGAACCCGAAGGACTTCTATGTGTTCAAAGGCCAAAACACTCCAACCGTGATCCACATCCCTCTCTTTAATGTGGTCAACTGTGGAG ACAAAATTGAGACCTGGAGGAAAAATTATAAGACCTTTCAAGGTCCTTACAGCGCTGAGGAGATCAGTGATCTCATGGAGGTCGCTGgaaaaaacatcacaaacaaCAGAGGAAAACTGGTGGAGCAGATCCGTGCGGCCGTTGGGCAAAAAGGATCCAGACGTTAA
- the LOC125266277 gene encoding cytosolic phospholipase A2 gamma-like isoform X3, with translation MSASKPQESEVRIEPSLNKNEAEFIDGRRKSVLQSLKKLQIDCSQNEVPNIALLGSGGGQRAMVGLLGSLVQLQKTGLLDSILYLSGVSGSTWCMASLYQEPDWSTKLETVKDKIIQRLSGPEVSWKEAFDKLKKYYSRKDYFSLTDFWAVMVITSYVKEIDEHTLTEQWSQQSKDGKVPFPIYTVIDKNCKQCNIGDPWFEITPHEAGYSLTGAFVDASNFGSKFHKGSKKYQQGEFDMLYLQALCGSALADEVEIEKQLWQKIEDLFKPKETVFQELRKEKHERRLEALESRTGTEEIFAAGFELRRGEELSEYRQEDPTTPASDEECYQMLMDLVDKNLSALTGEDPSALDESFRTLKGNKPLIDLSGDQSPSGELIIAEGFKLYNIKDIKDYTMNVCNRLKGRIGWPLDALVRIIKCISQWTWGRNYNFLHNVTGEAVPNTLQETETRDYEDAGLLLNSPYFSVLRKERHIDLIISLDFSEGDPFMTVKEADKTCKELNIPFPEVNIPSEDLQNPKDFYVFKGQNTPTVIHIPLFNVVNCGDKIETWRKNYKTFQGPYSAEEISDLMEVAGKNITNNRGKLVEQIRAAVGQKGSRR, from the exons TGAGGTGCGAATCGAACCCTCTCTGAATAAGAATGAAGCAGAGTTTATAGACGGAAGGAGAAAATCTGTTCTACAAAGCCTGAAGAAGCTTCAGATAGACTGCAGTCAG aatGAGGTGCCAAACATTGCCTTACTGGGTTCTGGAGGAGGACAACGAGCCATGGTGGGATTGCTGGGATCCCTGGTTCAGCTCCAGAAAACAGGTCTTCTGGACTCCATCCTTTATCTGAGCGGAGTCTCTGGATCCACCTG GTGTATGGCCTCCTTATATCAGGAACCAGACTGGTCCACCAAACTAGAGACTGTGAAAGACAAGATCATCCAGAGACTCAGCGGTCCTGAAGTCAGCTGGAAAGAAGCATTTGACAAACTGAAGAAATATTACTCCAGGAAAGACTACTTCAGTTTGACTGACTTCTGGGCAGTGATGGTCATCACGTCATATGTGAAAGAG ATCGacgaacacacactcacagagcaGTGGAGCCAGCAGAGTAAAGATGGTAAAGTCCCGTTTCCCATCTACACCGTGATCGACAAGAACTGCAAACAATGCAATATCGGAG ACCCCTGGTTCGAGATCACTCCTCATGAAGCAGGTTATTCTCTCACTGGAGCGTTTGTGGACGCCTCCAACTTTGGCAGCAAGTTTCACAAAGGATCCAAGAAATATCAGCAGGGTGAATTTGACATGCTGTACCTGCAAG CTCTATGCGGAAGCGCTTTAGCTGATGAAGTGGAGATTGAGAAACAGCTCTGGCAAAAGATAGAAG atttatttaaaccaaaGGAAACAGTATTTCAGGAATTGAGGAAGG AAAAGCATGAGAGGAGACTGGAAGCATTGGAGAGCAGAACAGGGACGGAAGAAATCTTTGCGGCGGGATTCGAACTCAGGAGGGGAGAAGAGCTATCAGAGTACAGACAAGAAGATCCAACCACTCCAGCTTCAGACGAGGAGTGTTACCAGATGCTCATGGACCTCGTGGACAAGAATCTTTCTGCTTTGACTGGGGAAGATCCTTCTGCTCTTGATGAATCCTTTAGGACACTGAAAGGTAACAAGCCACTGATTG ACCTCTCTGGAGACCAAAGTCCTAGTGGAGAACTGATAATTGCTGAAGGATTtaaactatataatataaaggaTATAAAGGATTACACCATGAATGTATGCAACCGTTTGAAAGGTCGGATTGGTTGGCCATTGG ATGCTTTGGTGAGAATTATTAAATGCATTTCTCAGTGGACTTGGGGCAGGAATTATAACTTCCTCCACAACGTGACAG GTGAAGCAGTGCCCAACACTCTTCAGGAAACTGAGACGAGAGACTATGAAGATGCCGGGCTGTTGCTGAACTCACCCTACTTCTCAGTGCTGAGAAAAGAGAGACACATCGACCTCATCATTTCACTGGACTTCAGTGAGGGTGATCCTTTCATg acGGTGAAGGAAGCTGACAAGACGTGCAAGGAACTAAACATCCCTTTCCCTGAGGTCAACATTCCCAGTGAGGACTTACAGAACCCGAAGGACTTCTATGTGTTCAAAGGCCAAAACACTCCAACCGTGATCCACATCCCTCTCTTTAATGTGGTCAACTGTGGAG ACAAAATTGAGACCTGGAGGAAAAATTATAAGACCTTTCAAGGTCCTTACAGCGCTGAGGAGATCAGTGATCTCATGGAGGTCGCTGgaaaaaacatcacaaacaaCAGAGGAAAACTGGTGGAGCAGATCCGTGCGGCCGTTGGGCAAAAAGGATCCAGACGTTAA
- the LOC125266277 gene encoding cytosolic phospholipase A2 gamma-like isoform X2 — MSASKPQESGEVRIEPSLNKNEAEFIDGRRKSVLQSLKKLQIDCSQNEVPNIALLGSGGGQRAMVGLLGSLVQLQKTGLLDSILYLSGVSGSTWCMASLYQEPDWSTKLETVKDKIIQRLSGPEVSWKEAFDKLKKYYSRKDYFSLTDFWAVMVITSYVKEIDEHTLTEQWSQQSKDGKVPFPIYTVIDKNCKQCNIGDPWFEITPHEAGYSLTGAFVDASNFGSKFHKGSKKYQQGEFDMLYLQALCGSALADEVEIEKQLWQKIEDLFKPKETVFQELRKEKHERRLEALESRTGTEEIFAAGFELRRGEELSEYRQEDPTTPASDEECYQMLMDLVDKNLSALTGEDPSALDESFRTLKGNKPLIDLSGDQSPSGELIIAEGFKLYNIKDIKDYTMNVCNRLKGRIGWPLDALVRIIKCISQWTWGRNYNFLHNVTGEAVPNTLQETETRDYEDAGLLLNSPYFSVLRKERHIDLIISLDFSEGDPFMTVKEADKTCKELNIPFPEVNIPSEDLQNPKDFYVFKGQNTPTVIHIPLFNVVNCGDKIETWRKNYKTFQGPYSAEEISDLMEVAGKNITNNRGKLVEQIRAAVGQKGSRR; from the exons ATGAGTGCATCCAAACCCCAGGAAAG CGGTGAGGTGCGAATCGAACCCTCTCTGAATAAGAATGAAGCAGAGTTTATAGACGGAAGGAGAAAATCTGTTCTACAAAGCCTGAAGAAGCTTCAGATAGACTGCAGTCAG aatGAGGTGCCAAACATTGCCTTACTGGGTTCTGGAGGAGGACAACGAGCCATGGTGGGATTGCTGGGATCCCTGGTTCAGCTCCAGAAAACAGGTCTTCTGGACTCCATCCTTTATCTGAGCGGAGTCTCTGGATCCACCTG GTGTATGGCCTCCTTATATCAGGAACCAGACTGGTCCACCAAACTAGAGACTGTGAAAGACAAGATCATCCAGAGACTCAGCGGTCCTGAAGTCAGCTGGAAAGAAGCATTTGACAAACTGAAGAAATATTACTCCAGGAAAGACTACTTCAGTTTGACTGACTTCTGGGCAGTGATGGTCATCACGTCATATGTGAAAGAG ATCGacgaacacacactcacagagcaGTGGAGCCAGCAGAGTAAAGATGGTAAAGTCCCGTTTCCCATCTACACCGTGATCGACAAGAACTGCAAACAATGCAATATCGGAG ACCCCTGGTTCGAGATCACTCCTCATGAAGCAGGTTATTCTCTCACTGGAGCGTTTGTGGACGCCTCCAACTTTGGCAGCAAGTTTCACAAAGGATCCAAGAAATATCAGCAGGGTGAATTTGACATGCTGTACCTGCAAG CTCTATGCGGAAGCGCTTTAGCTGATGAAGTGGAGATTGAGAAACAGCTCTGGCAAAAGATAGAAG atttatttaaaccaaaGGAAACAGTATTTCAGGAATTGAGGAAGG AAAAGCATGAGAGGAGACTGGAAGCATTGGAGAGCAGAACAGGGACGGAAGAAATCTTTGCGGCGGGATTCGAACTCAGGAGGGGAGAAGAGCTATCAGAGTACAGACAAGAAGATCCAACCACTCCAGCTTCAGACGAGGAGTGTTACCAGATGCTCATGGACCTCGTGGACAAGAATCTTTCTGCTTTGACTGGGGAAGATCCTTCTGCTCTTGATGAATCCTTTAGGACACTGAAAGGTAACAAGCCACTGATTG ACCTCTCTGGAGACCAAAGTCCTAGTGGAGAACTGATAATTGCTGAAGGATTtaaactatataatataaaggaTATAAAGGATTACACCATGAATGTATGCAACCGTTTGAAAGGTCGGATTGGTTGGCCATTGG ATGCTTTGGTGAGAATTATTAAATGCATTTCTCAGTGGACTTGGGGCAGGAATTATAACTTCCTCCACAACGTGACAG GTGAAGCAGTGCCCAACACTCTTCAGGAAACTGAGACGAGAGACTATGAAGATGCCGGGCTGTTGCTGAACTCACCCTACTTCTCAGTGCTGAGAAAAGAGAGACACATCGACCTCATCATTTCACTGGACTTCAGTGAGGGTGATCCTTTCATg acGGTGAAGGAAGCTGACAAGACGTGCAAGGAACTAAACATCCCTTTCCCTGAGGTCAACATTCCCAGTGAGGACTTACAGAACCCGAAGGACTTCTATGTGTTCAAAGGCCAAAACACTCCAACCGTGATCCACATCCCTCTCTTTAATGTGGTCAACTGTGGAG ACAAAATTGAGACCTGGAGGAAAAATTATAAGACCTTTCAAGGTCCTTACAGCGCTGAGGAGATCAGTGATCTCATGGAGGTCGCTGgaaaaaacatcacaaacaaCAGAGGAAAACTGGTGGAGCAGATCCGTGCGGCCGTTGGGCAAAAAGGATCCAGACGTTAA